Proteins encoded within one genomic window of Candidatus Hepatoplasma crinochetorum Av:
- a CDS encoding HemK/PrmC family methyltransferase, producing MIFFKKRYTLNDLIFKKDLNYRNNLYLFLANYFEKDIFYFFQNKEKKFFTIKEKIIINYKVKKIISNKDLNSICQKKRFYNLDLKLNKSVFIPQYDTEGLVEIILSNEKQKKGIEIGIGTGAIILSILKNSENTVDGIDINKKAIKLTNINAKRNNIDLKKETILKKNVFKIKNNLKYDFLVANPPYISYDDQKITKIVKKIQPKKALYAKEKGFYFYKYLIKNNEKFLKENGRMYFEIGLDQDKYLENYLADFKKLNFYFVKDLNNINRYLVIKKIKD from the coding sequence ATGATATTTTTTAAAAAAAGATACACATTAAATGATTTAATTTTCAAAAAGGATTTAAATTATCGTAATAATTTATATCTCTTTCTTGCTAATTATTTTGAAAAAGATATTTTTTATTTTTTTCAAAATAAAGAGAAAAAATTTTTTACGATAAAAGAAAAAATTATTATTAATTATAAAGTGAAAAAAATTATTAGTAATAAAGATTTAAATTCAATTTGTCAAAAAAAAAGATTTTACAATTTAGATTTAAAACTTAATAAAAGTGTTTTTATTCCCCAATATGATACAGAAGGACTTGTTGAAATTATTCTTTCAAATGAAAAACAAAAAAAAGGAATTGAGATTGGAATTGGGACAGGGGCAATAATTCTTTCAATTTTAAAAAATAGTGAAAATACAGTAGATGGAATAGATATTAATAAAAAAGCAATTAAATTAACTAATATAAATGCAAAAAGAAATAATATAGATCTTAAAAAGGAAACTATTTTAAAGAAAAATGTATTTAAAATTAAAAACAATTTAAAATATGATTTTCTTGTTGCAAATCCTCCTTATATTTCTTATGATGATCAAAAAATAACAAAAATAGTAAAAAAAATCCAACCAAAAAAAGCTTTATATGCAAAAGAAAAAGGTTTTTATTTTTATAAATATCTTATTAAAAATAATGAGAAATTTTTAAAAGAAAATGGAAGAATGTATTTTGAAATAGGATTAGATCAAGATAAATATTTGGAAAATTATTTAGCAGATTTTAAAAAATTAAATTTTTATTTTGTAAAAGATTTGAATAATATTAATAGATATCTTGTAATTAAAAAAATCAAGGATTAA
- a CDS encoding L-threonylcarbamoyladenylate synthase: MKLLKINKLLNDLNNNKIIAMPTETVYGFFSLISLENLKNINKLKGRELEKPLQVFFLDFSQIEKYTKLSQFQKQILIQELPGNKSFLVPSSSFFKKLTNQNTILIRLPIWEQKILKNTKKVFEKINVPLFATSANLTNNKEFDNGKLIQNEFKINGFNKKIKAKKSSIIISLLEDKVEIIRN, translated from the coding sequence ATGAAATTATTAAAAATTAATAAATTATTAAATGATCTAAATAATAATAAAATAATAGCAATGCCTACAGAAACTGTATATGGTTTTTTTAGTCTAATTTCTCTTGAAAATTTAAAAAATATTAATAAATTAAAAGGAAGAGAATTAGAAAAACCTTTACAAGTTTTTTTCTTAGATTTTTCTCAAATTGAAAAATATACAAAATTATCGCAATTCCAAAAGCAAATCTTAATTCAAGAATTACCAGGAAATAAATCTTTTTTAGTTCCTAGTTCTTCCTTTTTTAAAAAATTAACAAATCAAAATACAATTCTTATAAGATTACCAATTTGAGAGCAAAAAATTTTAAAAAATACAAAAAAAGTTTTTGAAAAGATAAATGTTCCTTTATTTGCTACTTCAGCAAATCTTACAAATAATAAAGAATTTGATAATGGGAAATTAATTCAAAATGAATTTAAAATTAATGGTTTTAATAAAAAAATAAAGGCAAAAAAATCATCAATAATTATTTCTTTATTAGAGGATAAAGTTGAGATTATTAGAAATTAA
- the glyA gene encoding serine hydroxymethyltransferase has protein sequence MKDKEIENLILLEKKRQENEIELIASENFVSNDVLKATGSILTNKYAEGYPNNRYYEGCENVDKIETLAIERLKKLFNAKYANVQPHSGTQANLAAYNALIKPGSKILGLSLSSGGHLSHGFKITMSGIFYDSYTYEVDKKTNLLDYEKILEIAKEVKPDLIICGYSAYPRIIDFKKFRNIADQVGAYLLADIAHIAGLIAAKLHPNPLDFGVDIVTSTTHKTLRGPRGGIILTNKEEIFKKINSSVFPGSQGGPLMHVIAAKAVAFREALDKSFISYQKQVIKNAKALANRLIEHNVKITTNGTDNHLMLIDVKKSFNITGQEAEKILKKHHITINKNAIPFDPLSPKIASGIRLGTPAMTTRGWKEKDFIALADKIYNLLKS, from the coding sequence ATGAAAGATAAAGAAATCGAAAATTTAATTTTATTAGAAAAAAAAAGACAAGAAAATGAAATAGAATTAATCGCATCAGAAAACTTTGTTTCCAATGATGTATTAAAAGCTACAGGATCTATTCTTACTAATAAATATGCAGAAGGTTATCCTAATAATAGATATTATGAAGGGTGTGAAAATGTTGATAAAATTGAAACATTAGCAATTGAAAGATTAAAGAAATTATTTAATGCAAAATATGCAAACGTTCAACCTCATTCTGGAACACAAGCAAATCTTGCTGCTTATAATGCTTTAATAAAACCAGGAAGTAAAATTTTAGGATTATCACTTAGTTCTGGAGGACATTTAAGCCACGGTTTTAAAATTACAATGAGTGGAATTTTTTACGATTCATATACCTATGAAGTTGATAAGAAAACTAATCTTTTAGATTATGAAAAAATTTTAGAAATTGCAAAAGAAGTAAAACCTGATTTAATAATTTGTGGATATTCAGCTTATCCTCGAATTATTGATTTTAAAAAATTTCGTAATATTGCAGATCAAGTCGGGGCTTATCTATTAGCAGATATTGCTCATATTGCTGGTCTTATTGCTGCTAAATTACATCCTAATCCTCTAGATTTTGGTGTAGATATTGTAACATCAACAACTCATAAAACTTTAAGAGGACCAAGAGGAGGAATTATTCTTACAAATAAAGAAGAAATTTTCAAAAAAATTAATAGTTCTGTCTTTCCAGGTAGTCAAGGTGGACCTTTGATGCATGTAATCGCAGCAAAAGCAGTGGCTTTTAGAGAAGCATTAGATAAATCTTTTATTAGTTATCAAAAACAAGTAATAAAAAATGCAAAAGCACTTGCAAATAGATTGATTGAACATAATGTTAAGATTACAACAAATGGAACTGATAATCATTTAATGCTTATCGATGTAAAGAAAAGCTTTAATATTACAGGACAAGAAGCAGAAAAAATTTTAAAAAAACATCATATTACTATAAATAAAAATGCTATCCCTTTTGATCCTCTTAGTCCAAAAATTGCTTCTGGAATTAGATTAGGAACACCAGCAATGACAACTAGAGGTTGGAAAGAAAAAGATTTTATTGCACTTGCTGATAAAATCTATAATCTTTTAAAATCTTAA
- the atpE gene encoding ATP synthase F0 subunit C, with protein MNKNLNTNIKSKNFYKNLNTFVKWSTLIIAIITLILVILASLIHYGVIFEDTTNVLQSTQQDMMVGESTITDKGFAYLGAGVAAVGFLGAGVGQGYAAGRAAEAVGRNPEAEGKIRNMMIIGSAIAESSALYSLVIAILLIFVA; from the coding sequence ATGAATAAAAATTTAAATACAAATATTAAATCAAAAAACTTTTACAAAAATTTAAATACTTTTGTAAAATGATCGACTCTTATTATTGCAATAATTACATTAATTTTAGTTATTCTAGCATCATTAATTCATTATGGTGTAATTTTTGAAGATACAACAAATGTATTACAATCAACACAACAAGATATGATGGTAGGAGAATCTACAATTACAGATAAAGGTTTTGCTTATCTTGGTGCTGGAGTTGCTGCTGTTGGATTTTTGGGAGCAGGAGTTGGACAAGGATATGCTGCTGGTAGAGCTGCTGAGGCTGTAGGGAGAAATCCAGAAGCAGAAGGAAAAATTAGAAATATGATGATTATTGGATCTGCAATTGCTGAATCAAGTGCTTTATATTCTCTTGTTATTGCTATTTTATTAATTTTTGTAGCATAA
- the upp gene encoding uracil phosphoribosyltransferase has product MKIKIINHSLIQHKLTLLRDKKTNSKDFREYLDEISRLLAFEVLRNIKLKEIEIETPIKKTTGKILNEKINLFPILRAGQGMVEGFLGVVPNAKIGHIGLYRDEKTLEPKKYLFKFPSDAKKESLNIILDPMIATGGSAIEALKILKKEKIKNIKFVSIVTVEEAVLKINKKFPEVELITCSVDQKLNQKGYIIPGLGDAGDRIYGTK; this is encoded by the coding sequence ATGAAAATTAAAATTATTAATCATTCTCTAATTCAACATAAATTAACATTACTTAGAGATAAAAAAACAAATTCAAAGGATTTTCGTGAGTATTTAGATGAAATTTCAAGATTACTTGCCTTTGAGGTTTTACGTAATATTAAATTAAAAGAAATTGAAATAGAAACACCAATAAAAAAAACAACAGGAAAAATTTTGAATGAAAAAATTAATTTATTTCCGATTCTTCGAGCAGGACAAGGAATGGTAGAAGGTTTTTTGGGAGTTGTCCCAAATGCTAAAATTGGTCATATTGGTCTTTATCGTGATGAAAAAACTTTAGAACCAAAAAAATATTTATTTAAATTTCCTAGTGATGCAAAAAAAGAAAGTTTAAATATTATTTTGGATCCAATGATAGCAACAGGAGGAAGTGCAATTGAAGCATTAAAAATTCTTAAAAAAGAAAAAATTAAAAATATTAAATTTGTTTCAATTGTAACTGTAGAAGAAGCAGTTTTAAAAATAAATAAAAAATTTCCGGAAGTTGAATTAATTACTTGTTCAGTTGATCAAAAGCTTAATCAAAAAGGTTATATAATCCCAGGTCTTGGCGATGCTGGTGATCGAATCTATGGTACTAAGTAA
- the atpA gene encoding F0F1 ATP synthase subunit alpha — MANINITSIIKNQIKNYNLDTKKSSEGKVVAISDGIATVSGLYDTQLGELLKFPKDTYGMALNLEEDLIGVILLGEYSHINEGNKVLRTKKIVQVPVGDKLLGRIVDSLGQAVDGKNVIKSDKTREIERVALGIMTRQSVNQPLETGILAIDAMIPIGKGQRELIIGDRKTGKTAIAIDAIINQKGKNVKCVYVSIGQKNSSLAIITQKLIDADALKYTTIVSANSSESDAMQYISPYTGIAIAEEWMEKGQDVLIIFDDLSKHAVAYRSLSLLLRRPPGREAYPGDVFYIHSRLLERAAKLNKNYGNGSITALPIIETQAGDISAYIPTNVISITDGQIFLMTDAFNSGQRPAVDSGLSVSRVGSAAQTKLIKKVSSSLKLQLANYGEIKSFSEFSSDLDQETKTILENGSKIMAFLKQKQYSPYTQSYQAIILYLIDQKMIDLLNINLIPQFKEFLAKEVKNKEEFKKIAKDMNQKLEFTNEIEKKLNSLLTKTINKFNQEYS; from the coding sequence ATGGCGAATATTAATATTACAAGCATAATTAAAAATCAGATTAAAAATTATAATCTTGATACAAAAAAAAGTTCAGAAGGGAAAGTTGTTGCTATTTCTGATGGAATTGCAACTGTTTCTGGACTTTATGATACGCAATTAGGTGAATTGCTTAAATTTCCAAAAGATACATATGGAATGGCCCTTAATTTAGAAGAGGATTTAATAGGAGTTATTCTTTTGGGGGAATATTCTCATATAAATGAGGGTAATAAAGTTTTACGAACAAAAAAAATTGTTCAAGTTCCGGTTGGTGATAAACTTTTAGGAAGAATTGTTGATTCTTTAGGTCAAGCTGTTGATGGTAAGAATGTAATTAAAAGTGATAAAACAAGAGAAATTGAACGTGTGGCATTAGGAATAATGACAAGACAATCTGTAAATCAACCACTTGAAACAGGAATTTTAGCAATTGATGCGATGATTCCAATTGGAAAAGGACAACGTGAACTTATTATTGGTGATCGGAAAACAGGAAAAACAGCAATTGCGATTGATGCGATTATTAATCAAAAAGGTAAAAATGTAAAATGTGTTTATGTTTCAATTGGACAAAAAAATTCTTCACTTGCGATTATTACACAAAAATTAATAGATGCAGATGCTTTAAAATATACAACTATTGTTTCTGCTAATTCTTCTGAATCTGATGCAATGCAATATATTTCTCCTTATACAGGAATTGCAATTGCAGAAGAATGAATGGAAAAAGGACAAGATGTTCTAATTATTTTTGATGATTTAAGTAAACATGCTGTTGCTTATCGTTCACTTTCGTTATTACTTAGAAGACCACCTGGACGTGAAGCTTATCCTGGAGATGTTTTTTATATTCATTCTCGCTTATTAGAAAGAGCAGCAAAACTTAATAAAAATTATGGGAATGGTTCAATTACAGCACTTCCAATAATAGAAACACAAGCGGGGGATATTTCTGCTTATATTCCTACTAATGTAATTTCAATTACTGATGGTCAGATTTTTTTGATGACTGATGCTTTTAATTCCGGACAAAGACCCGCTGTTGATTCAGGGCTTTCTGTTTCTCGTGTTGGTTCAGCTGCCCAAACAAAACTTATAAAAAAAGTTTCTTCTTCTTTAAAATTACAGTTAGCAAATTATGGAGAAATTAAATCTTTTTCTGAATTTTCATCTGATCTTGATCAAGAAACAAAAACAATTCTTGAAAATGGGAGCAAAATTATGGCTTTTTTAAAGCAAAAACAATATTCTCCTTATACACAATCATATCAAGCAATTATTCTTTATTTAATTGATCAAAAAATGATCGATCTTTTAAATATTAATTTAATTCCACAATTTAAAGAATTTTTAGCAAAAGAAGTAAAAAATAAAGAAGAATTCAAAAAAATTGCAAAAGATATGAATCAAAAATTAGAATTTACAAATGAAATTGAAAAAAAATTAAATTCTTTACTTACAAAAACAATTAATAAATTTAATCAAGAATATAGTTAA
- a CDS encoding F0F1 ATP synthase subunit A, translating to MNQYSTYFSETQDNSSPLALVLNLGAFIFTLIITLIITILIVWYINRKLKQFDPEKPATGIVLFAQNYVNAFNNLFDSITGGKLRKAYSYFFTLFNFILVANLLSLINLLPAATSLAFTFTLGIITFIGIYVVGVCTSGLIHFIKHKYANPIEILGQFSPLLSISIRLFGATLAGYVIDEIIVIMVGGVTDNNEQAMLFAELGISPGIWVWEILDSGLTIIQAFVFAILTCLYWSLEHGPSWDKKERKEHFKAEKELKRQLKSEKKKTKSSS from the coding sequence ATGAATCAATATAGTACTTATTTTAGTGAAACACAAGATAATTCTAGTCCTCTAGCTTTAGTTTTAAATCTAGGTGCTTTTATTTTTACTTTAATAATAACTCTTATTATTACAATTTTGATTGTTTGATATATTAATCGTAAACTTAAACAATTTGATCCTGAAAAACCAGCTACAGGTATTGTTTTATTTGCACAAAATTATGTAAATGCTTTTAATAATTTATTTGATTCAATTACAGGAGGAAAATTAAGAAAAGCATATTCATATTTTTTTACATTGTTTAATTTTATATTAGTTGCTAATCTTTTATCACTAATTAATTTACTTCCTGCTGCTACAAGTCTTGCTTTTACTTTTACATTAGGAATAATTACTTTTATTGGAATTTATGTTGTTGGAGTTTGTACAAGTGGATTAATTCATTTTATTAAGCATAAATATGCAAATCCAATTGAAATCTTAGGGCAATTTAGTCCTCTTCTTTCAATTTCAATTCGTTTATTTGGAGCTACACTTGCTGGTTATGTAATTGATGAAATTATTGTAATTATGGTAGGGGGAGTTACAGATAATAATGAACAAGCAATGTTATTTGCTGAGCTTGGAATTTCACCGGGAATATGAGTATGAGAAATACTTGATTCAGGATTAACAATTATTCAAGCATTTGTATTTGCTATTCTTACATGTTTATATTGAAGTTTAGAACATGGTCCTTCATGAGATAAAAAAGAAAGAAAAGAACATTTTAAAGCAGAAAAAGAGCTTAAAAGACAATTAAAATCTGAAAAAAAGAAAACGAAAAGTAGTAGTTAA
- the atpF gene encoding F0F1 ATP synthase subunit B gives MDFCWTLLIEALATIISLGILFVVISYFLYFPIKDSIKKREKFLDDRYKDANKINSDALKTQAAIGERLKASKDEAKEIIDLSKKEANELKAQIIEQANVKAKTTVEQAREQIKNEEIEMYEKLKDEISSISILVAKKILEKEIDPKVDQKMIDDLIKTIQNEK, from the coding sequence ATGGATTTTTGTTGAACACTTTTAATTGAAGCACTTGCAACAATTATTAGTTTAGGAATTTTATTTGTTGTAATTTCATATTTTTTATATTTTCCAATTAAAGATAGTATTAAAAAAAGAGAAAAATTCTTAGATGATCGTTACAAAGATGCAAATAAAATTAACTCTGATGCTTTAAAAACACAAGCAGCAATTGGTGAAAGATTGAAAGCTTCAAAAGATGAAGCAAAAGAGATTATTGATTTATCAAAAAAAGAAGCAAATGAATTAAAAGCACAAATAATTGAACAAGCAAATGTAAAAGCAAAAACTACAGTTGAACAAGCACGCGAGCAAATTAAAAATGAAGAAATTGAAATGTATGAAAAATTAAAAGATGAAATTTCTTCAATTTCAATTTTAGTTGCAAAAAAAATTCTTGAAAAAGAAATAGATCCTAAAGTGGATCAAAAAATGATTGATGATTTAATCAAAACAATTCAAAATGAAAAATAA
- the atpD gene encoding F0F1 ATP synthase subunit beta, with protein MKNIGKISQILGPVVDVKFTNTKVPDILNALEIIVNKNKKIVLEVASILGDDVVRCISMSPTEGLRRGLDVIDTGSPIRVPVGNETLGRIFNVLGEPVDEKPISKNVLRMPIHRQAPNYSEQATTTELFETGIKVIDLLLPFAKGSKVGLLGGAGVGKTVLIQELINNVAQEHGGISVFTGVGERTREGNDLYFEMKESGVLSKTALAFGQMNEPPGARMRVALTGLTMAEYFRDEKKQDVLLFIDNIFRFSQAGAEVSALLGRMPSAVGYQPTLSIDMGKLQERITSTKKGSITSVQAIFVPADDLTDPAPATTFSHLDASIVLSRQIASLGLYPALDPLESNSSLLDPDIVGQEHYDVASRVLEILQRYKELQDIIAILGMDELSDEDKQIVTRARKIRNFLTQPFHVAEQFSGKKGVFVKINDTIQGFKEIIEGKHDQKSESIFLYKGKISEVK; from the coding sequence ATGAAAAATATTGGAAAAATTTCACAAATATTAGGACCTGTAGTTGATGTTAAATTTACAAATACAAAAGTTCCTGATATTTTAAATGCCCTTGAAATTATCGTAAATAAGAACAAAAAAATTGTATTAGAAGTTGCATCTATTTTGGGGGATGATGTTGTAAGATGTATTTCAATGTCACCAACAGAAGGATTAAGAAGAGGACTTGATGTAATTGATACAGGATCACCGATTAGAGTTCCTGTAGGAAATGAAACATTAGGAAGAATTTTTAATGTACTTGGTGAGCCTGTAGATGAAAAACCAATTAGTAAAAATGTTTTAAGAATGCCGATTCATCGACAAGCACCAAATTATTCTGAACAAGCAACAACAACAGAACTTTTTGAAACAGGAATTAAAGTAATAGATTTATTACTTCCTTTTGCAAAAGGTTCAAAAGTAGGTTTACTTGGTGGAGCAGGAGTAGGAAAAACTGTCTTAATTCAAGAATTAATTAATAATGTAGCACAAGAACATGGAGGAATATCTGTTTTTACTGGTGTTGGTGAAAGAACAAGAGAAGGTAATGATCTTTATTTTGAAATGAAAGAATCAGGAGTTCTTTCAAAAACAGCATTAGCTTTTGGACAGATGAATGAACCTCCTGGTGCTAGAATGCGTGTTGCTCTTACAGGACTTACAATGGCCGAATATTTTAGAGATGAAAAAAAACAAGATGTTTTACTTTTTATTGATAATATTTTTCGATTTTCACAAGCAGGAGCAGAAGTTTCTGCCTTGCTTGGAAGAATGCCTTCTGCTGTTGGTTATCAACCAACTCTTTCAATTGATATGGGAAAATTGCAAGAAAGAATTACTTCTACTAAAAAAGGTTCAATTACTTCTGTACAAGCAATTTTTGTTCCTGCTGATGATCTTACTGATCCAGCTCCCGCTACTACTTTTAGTCACCTTGATGCTTCAATTGTTTTATCAAGACAAATTGCATCTTTAGGTTTATATCCAGCACTAGATCCTTTAGAATCAAATTCTAGTTTACTTGATCCTGATATTGTTGGTCAAGAACATTATGATGTTGCAAGTAGGGTTTTAGAAATTTTACAGCGATATAAAGAATTACAAGATATTATTGCAATTTTAGGAATGGATGAATTATCAGATGAAGATAAACAAATTGTAACTAGAGCAAGAAAAATCAGAAATTTCCTTACTCAACCATTTCATGTAGCAGAACAATTTTCTGGTAAAAAAGGTGTTTTTGTAAAAATTAATGATACTATTCAAGGATTTAAAGAAATTATTGAAGGAAAACATGATCAAAAAAGTGAATCAATTTTTCTTTATAAGGGAAAAATTAGTGAGGTTAAATAA
- the atpG gene encoding ATP synthase F1 subunit gamma: MAQLKKLKEQQTSIKSINKITKAMKLVSTAKAQKALKRLKGYKNYYLQIGNVVDDIAKDVLQKKTFKGTTFIFFTSDLGLVGGYNSNIIKLVKKEFNPKTDKLIVIGKKGNSFIKELIAKNFPKEKIVSIQSVEFVEAKNLSSNVRSLLSDYLEKNLKIVCVYTKYISQISFEPSIKTLLPIEINKNNTNNNKDKISSVTEYEPEKEILLKEILSIYLESLLFGYYLESITSEHTSRRVAMENATKNGDDMLKKLSIAFNRERQAKITQEISEVIGGAEALK, translated from the coding sequence ATGGCACAATTAAAGAAATTAAAAGAACAGCAAACTTCAATTAAATCAATTAATAAAATTACAAAAGCGATGAAACTTGTTTCAACTGCAAAAGCACAAAAAGCCCTTAAAAGATTAAAAGGTTATAAAAATTATTATTTACAAATTGGAAATGTTGTTGATGATATTGCAAAAGATGTTTTACAAAAAAAAACTTTTAAAGGAACAACTTTTATTTTTTTTACTTCTGATCTTGGCCTTGTTGGTGGATATAACTCAAATATTATTAAATTAGTAAAAAAGGAATTTAATCCAAAAACAGATAAATTAATTGTAATTGGTAAAAAAGGTAATTCTTTTATAAAAGAATTAATTGCTAAAAATTTTCCGAAAGAAAAAATTGTATCTATTCAATCTGTTGAATTTGTAGAAGCAAAAAATTTATCAAGTAATGTTAGATCCTTGTTAAGTGATTATTTAGAAAAAAATTTAAAAATTGTTTGTGTTTATACAAAATATATTTCACAAATTTCATTTGAACCTTCAATTAAAACTTTACTTCCAATTGAAATAAATAAAAATAATACAAATAATAATAAAGATAAAATTTCTTCGGTTACCGAATATGAACCAGAAAAAGAAATTTTATTAAAAGAAATTTTATCAATTTATTTAGAATCATTACTTTTTGGTTATTATCTTGAATCTATTACTTCTGAACATACATCAAGAAGAGTCGCAATGGAAAATGCAACAAAAAATGGTGATGATATGTTAAAAAAATTAAGTATTGCTTTCAATCGGGAACGACAAGCCAAAATTACACAAGAAATTTCTGAAGTAATAGGTGGAGCAGAAGCATTAAAATAA
- the atpH gene encoding ATP synthase F1 subunit delta: MKNNQNILPFVEAFYQLAKEQKNLNKTILLIKETLQAVLNTNFIDFLADYNLDLENKKKTLDKIYKKEQLFINWILVLIENKIVRKFDFILKKFIQIYNNENKIVEGNIYFAHKKNLKDLNKITNVISKKWTKKVYLDAKIDGELIGGVKLIIGDNVWDNSILKKLNDLTEELINKKGLITLDGEY, translated from the coding sequence ATGAAAAATAATCAAAACATTTTACCTTTTGTAGAAGCTTTTTATCAATTAGCAAAAGAACAAAAAAATCTTAATAAAACAATTTTATTAATAAAGGAAACATTACAAGCAGTTTTGAATACTAATTTTATTGATTTTCTTGCTGATTATAATCTTGATTTAGAAAATAAAAAAAAAACATTAGATAAAATTTATAAAAAAGAGCAATTATTTATCAATTGAATTCTTGTTTTAATTGAAAATAAAATTGTTCGCAAATTTGATTTTATTCTTAAAAAATTTATTCAAATTTATAATAATGAAAATAAAATTGTCGAAGGAAATATTTATTTTGCTCATAAAAAAAATTTAAAAGATCTTAATAAAATTACTAATGTAATTAGTAAAAAATGAACAAAAAAGGTTTATTTAGATGCAAAAATTGATGGAGAACTTATCGGTGGTGTTAAATTAATTATTGGTGATAATGTTTGAGATAATTCAATTTTAAAAAAATTAAATGATTTAACAGAAGAATTAATAAATAAGAAAGGTCTGATCACATTAGATGGCGAATATTAA
- the prfA gene encoding peptide chain release factor 1: MEKQLIENLEEIKKKYQDLDQKIIKETKNNNFEIIKEYAKEQKKYQFTYQLYIKYLDLKEEIKDSESILELEDDKKLINELKKLISNNKKEINILEEKLLDSLIEKDPIDKYNAFIEIKGAAGGLEANIFANDLLDMYLKYAQKIGFKAKIIDLQESEKKGISYVNFKIMGEGAYGRFKYESGVHRVQRIPETESNGRIHTSTATVSVTPELDDLDLKINKSDLRIDTYRSSGAGGQHVNKTDSAVRILHIPTGIISSSQSGRSQHDNKERAMQSLRSKIYQQKLDAEQQNLNKTKKEAVGTGDRAEKIRTYNYQQNRVTDHRINLTLKKLDIIMSGDLEEFLNLLHSSFKDKNN; the protein is encoded by the coding sequence ATGGAAAAACAACTCATTGAAAATTTAGAAGAGATTAAGAAAAAATATCAAGATCTTGATCAAAAAATTATTAAAGAAACAAAAAATAATAATTTTGAAATTATTAAAGAATATGCAAAAGAACAGAAAAAATATCAATTTACATATCAACTTTATATTAAATATCTTGATTTAAAAGAAGAAATAAAAGATTCTGAATCAATTTTGGAATTAGAAGATGATAAAAAATTAATTAATGAACTTAAAAAATTAATTTCAAATAATAAAAAAGAAATTAATATATTAGAAGAAAAATTATTAGATTCTTTAATTGAAAAAGATCCCATTGATAAATACAATGCTTTTATTGAAATTAAAGGAGCTGCTGGTGGTTTAGAAGCTAATATTTTTGCAAATGATCTTTTAGATATGTATTTAAAATATGCACAAAAAATAGGCTTTAAAGCAAAAATAATAGATTTACAAGAATCAGAAAAAAAAGGTATTTCTTATGTTAATTTTAAAATTATGGGAGAAGGAGCATATGGAAGATTTAAATATGAATCTGGTGTCCATAGAGTACAAAGAATTCCTGAAACAGAAAGTAATGGAAGAATTCATACTTCAACAGCAACAGTATCTGTTACTCCTGAATTAGATGATTTAGATTTAAAGATAAATAAAAGTGATTTAAGAATTGATACTTATAGATCTTCTGGTGCTGGGGGACAACATGTAAATAAAACAGATTCTGCTGTAAGAATTTTACATATTCCTACAGGAATTATTTCTTCTTCACAAAGCGGAAGAAGTCAACATGATAATAAAGAAAGAGCAATGCAGTCACTTAGAAGTAAAATTTATCAACAAAAATTAGATGCAGAACAACAGAATTTAAATAAAACAAAAAAAGAAGCAGTTGGAACAGGTGATCGTGCAGAAAAAATTCGAACATATAATTATCAACAGAATCGTGTTACCGATCATCGTATAAATTTAACTTTAAAAAAATTAGATATTATTATGAGTGGTGATTTAGAAGAGTTTTTAAATTTATTACATTCTAGTTTTAAAGATAAAAATAATTAA